A window from Moritella yayanosii encodes these proteins:
- the tesB gene encoding acyl-CoA thioesterase II, whose amino-acid sequence MGKVLKDLLGQLTLETIEEGIYRGQSQDLGFGAVFGGQVMAQALSAAKETVSADRKVHSFHSYFLRAGDVKKPIVYEVENIRDGGSITTRRIRAIQNGKAIFYMTASYQVEREGYDHQDEMPDVPPPEELMSEQDHVLSLRDELPDDICAKFVCERPIEMRPVHYFDPLNEEKSTPERYIWFKANGQMPDDARIHKYLLAYASDFCFLPTALQPHGKGFMSPNMQVVTIDHSMWFHRDFRMDDWLLYAVDSSSASGGRGLVRGRFFTRDGKMVATTMQEGLIRNREIA is encoded by the coding sequence ATGGGTAAGGTATTAAAAGATCTGCTTGGACAGTTAACATTAGAAACCATTGAAGAAGGCATTTATCGTGGTCAAAGCCAAGATTTAGGCTTTGGCGCGGTATTTGGCGGGCAAGTAATGGCACAAGCATTATCGGCAGCGAAAGAAACCGTTTCAGCCGATCGTAAGGTGCATTCTTTCCATTCTTATTTCCTGCGTGCTGGTGATGTTAAAAAGCCGATTGTTTATGAAGTCGAAAATATTCGCGATGGCGGTTCAATTACCACCCGTCGTATTCGCGCAATCCAAAATGGCAAAGCTATTTTCTACATGACGGCGTCTTATCAGGTTGAACGTGAAGGTTACGACCACCAAGATGAAATGCCAGATGTGCCGCCACCGGAAGAGCTGATGTCAGAGCAAGACCATGTATTATCACTGCGTGATGAATTACCCGATGATATTTGTGCCAAATTTGTGTGTGAAAGACCGATTGAAATGCGCCCTGTGCATTATTTTGATCCACTTAATGAAGAAAAGTCTACGCCAGAGCGTTATATTTGGTTTAAAGCCAATGGCCAAATGCCGGATGATGCCCGTATTCATAAGTATCTATTAGCATATGCGTCAGATTTTTGTTTCTTACCAACCGCATTACAACCACATGGTAAAGGCTTTATGAGTCCCAACATGCAAGTGGTGACCATCGATCATTCCATGTGGTTTCACCGCGATTTCCGTATGGATGACTGGTTATTATATGCGGTAGATAGCTCGAGTGCGTCTGGTGGTCGCGGACTGGTGCGTGGTCGATTCTTTACCCGTGATGGAAAAATGGTCGCAACCACAATGCAAGAAGGATTAATTCGTAATCGAGAGATCGCTTAA
- a CDS encoding TonB-dependent receptor plug domain-containing protein, with product MLPPSRTAKAISDARTNKGQNLRGRAMLVMIDGVSLQSSRSISRQLDSIDPFNIDRIEVLSGSTSVYGAGATGDDLDYKVAQAISGGNDTLSARVSAVYTETQGFYDAEGEIVTPDIFQGSLQYNKTIDLQTTVDVTLSDTKSIKFLAQYYDSQQDSPYGLYIVGRDIDVRKGFESDRQHGTERIMLSSAYNDSDLTLKVQSQTMFDYKGADDSELDGYTVFDLLGSYELPVGSIGFGVQNLFDKDYTTAWGQRAQIFYAAHYDAAAYDYKGRGRTYTLNYQVKY from the coding sequence TTGCTGCCGCCGAGTCGAACTGCAAAAGCGATCAGTGACGCCAGAACTAATAAAGGACAAAATTTACGTGGCCGTGCCATGTTAGTGATGATTGATGGGGTGTCATTACAGTCTTCACGTTCTATCAGTCGTCAATTGGACTCGATAGACCCGTTTAATATTGATCGTATTGAAGTGCTTTCAGGCTCTACTTCGGTTTATGGTGCTGGCGCAACTGGTGATGATCTTGATTATAAAGTGGCTCAAGCTATTTCCGGTGGCAATGACACGCTATCTGCGCGTGTTTCGGCGGTGTATACCGAAACACAAGGGTTTTATGATGCCGAAGGCGAGATTGTTACCCCAGATATTTTCCAGGGTTCATTACAATATAACAAAACAATCGATTTACAAACAACCGTTGATGTAACCTTGTCTGATACCAAAAGCATAAAATTCTTGGCGCAATATTATGATAGCCAGCAAGATTCTCCTTACGGTTTATATATTGTTGGTCGTGATATTGATGTCAGAAAAGGCTTCGAATCTGACCGTCAACATGGCACTGAGCGTATCATGTTAAGTTCGGCATACAATGATTCAGACCTGACACTTAAAGTTCAAAGTCAAACTATGTTTGATTATAAAGGTGCAGATGACAGTGAGTTAGACGGCTATACCGTGTTTGATTTATTGGGCAGTTATGAATTGCCAGTAGGTAGTATTGGTTTTGGTGTTCAGAACTTATTTGATAAAGACTATACTACGGCGTGGGGGCAACGAGCTCAGATCTTCTATGCAGCTCACTATGATGCGGCAGCTTATGATTATAAAGGTCGAGGTCGTACTTATACGCTTAATTACCAAGTTAAATATTAA
- the fhuB gene encoding Fe(3+)-hydroxamate ABC transporter permease FhuB: MNTFTLFSASKLNASKQQGMWWRFFLCTLIAAVLLSLLQWTAPYSQGLSLLWQTVFHYDASNYQHLITHLTYLPRLAIAILCGFALAVAGCVMQFVLRNPIASPTTLGVAAGAELGLVLGILFLPVNSSINGFIPAFLGGGLATLLVFILSAKRGFSPVHMVLAGMVISLFFGSLNTMLLLLNEQKLTSVFVWGAGTLNQNDWSSVITVLQLITLPIIAVLLLARPLSVLQLGDTVASSIGINIKQMKVISLTLAIFITAAVISEVGLIGFIGIVAPAIARMCGARKFTAQILVSGMIGSLMLLLADLIVQPFSGVGGALLPTGAMTALLGAPFLLWLLNRKLLQSELKSREISQIEYKHKNIQKVLFPLVILVIVFFVVALVVGKNQTGWMLSFNTSVMELRLPRVLVSLFAGIGLAIAGTVIQRVSTNPMASPEILGISSGAALALVLGALFGLTVERYEQMLLGTFGAFAVTAVIWLMGRKHNFAPAQMLLTGIALSAGLDAFLRIAMSSGQDNVTALLTWLSGSTYLVSMSDVYLLGAGVALFAGIALLNHRRLDLVGLGEITATSIGLDCRKVRLLLLLLVAALTTLSTIIIGPLSFIGLLAPHMARSLHQYRASHQLLTASLLGGCLMILADWIGRTFWFPWQFPAGLLASLLGGAYFLYLMRK, from the coding sequence ATGAATACATTTACTCTATTTAGCGCCTCAAAATTGAATGCCTCTAAACAGCAAGGCATGTGGTGGCGTTTTTTTCTGTGCACACTTATCGCTGCTGTATTATTGAGTTTGTTGCAGTGGACCGCGCCTTACTCGCAAGGGTTGAGTTTATTGTGGCAAACGGTATTTCATTATGATGCGAGTAATTATCAGCATCTTATTACTCACCTTACGTATCTACCCCGCTTAGCAATAGCGATATTATGCGGTTTTGCATTAGCGGTTGCAGGCTGTGTGATGCAGTTTGTACTGCGTAATCCAATCGCCTCTCCTACGACCCTAGGTGTTGCTGCTGGTGCCGAACTAGGGTTAGTGTTAGGCATCTTGTTTTTGCCCGTTAATAGTAGCATTAATGGTTTTATTCCCGCGTTCTTAGGCGGGGGGCTAGCCACGTTATTGGTATTTATATTATCGGCCAAGCGTGGATTTTCTCCTGTGCATATGGTGTTGGCAGGTATGGTGATCAGTTTATTTTTTGGTTCACTCAATACCATGTTATTGCTATTGAATGAGCAAAAATTGACCAGTGTATTTGTGTGGGGGGCAGGGACATTAAACCAAAATGATTGGTCGAGTGTCATCACGGTATTACAGCTTATTACACTCCCCATTATTGCCGTGTTATTACTTGCTAGGCCCTTGTCAGTATTGCAATTGGGAGACACCGTTGCTTCCTCTATTGGTATTAACATTAAGCAAATGAAAGTGATTTCATTGACGTTAGCGATATTTATTACTGCCGCTGTGATCAGTGAAGTTGGCTTAATCGGTTTTATTGGTATTGTCGCCCCGGCTATTGCGCGGATGTGCGGGGCGAGAAAATTCACTGCTCAGATCCTTGTTAGTGGGATGATTGGCAGTTTAATGTTGTTATTGGCAGACCTCATTGTGCAACCATTTTCGGGCGTTGGCGGGGCGTTACTGCCGACCGGTGCAATGACGGCATTATTGGGTGCACCCTTTTTACTTTGGTTATTAAATCGAAAGTTACTGCAATCGGAGCTTAAATCGAGGGAAATCAGTCAAATAGAATATAAGCACAAGAATATCCAAAAGGTGTTGTTTCCGCTGGTTATTCTCGTGATTGTCTTCTTTGTGGTAGCTTTAGTGGTCGGCAAAAATCAAACGGGTTGGATGTTGTCATTTAATACTTCAGTCATGGAACTGCGATTGCCAAGAGTACTTGTTTCGCTTTTCGCAGGCATAGGTTTGGCTATTGCGGGGACGGTGATTCAACGGGTTTCCACGAATCCAATGGCAAGCCCGGAAATATTAGGCATTAGCTCTGGCGCGGCGTTAGCGTTAGTGCTTGGCGCACTGTTTGGCTTGACGGTTGAACGCTATGAGCAAATGTTACTCGGCACCTTCGGTGCGTTTGCGGTCACTGCGGTTATTTGGTTGATGGGGCGAAAACATAATTTTGCGCCGGCGCAAATGTTATTAACCGGTATTGCGCTTAGCGCAGGACTCGATGCTTTTTTACGCATCGCAATGTCATCAGGGCAAGATAACGTGACCGCATTGTTAACTTGGCTGTCAGGCTCGACGTATTTGGTCAGTATGAGTGATGTGTACCTATTAGGTGCGGGAGTGGCCTTGTTCGCCGGTATTGCTTTGTTAAATCATCGACGCTTAGATCTGGTTGGCCTTGGGGAAATCACCGCCACCAGTATTGGCTTGGATTGTCGCAAAGTGCGATTGCTGTTATTACTCCTGGTGGCTGCGTTGACAACCTTGAGCACCATTATTATTGGACCACTGAGTTTTATTGGCTTGTTAGCCCCACATATGGCGCGATCGCTGCATCAGTATCGGGCATCTCATCAATTGTTAACGGCCAGTCTATTAGGTGGCTGCTTGATGATCCTCGCTGATTGGATCGGACGAACATTCTGGTTTCCGTGGCAATTCCCTGCAGGGTTATTGGCTTCGTTGCTTGGTGGTGCGTACTTTTTGTATCTGATGAGGAAATAG
- a CDS encoding ABC transporter substrate-binding protein, with translation MNKIIGFIISLCIFPAQAVDIKHELGMTHFEQTPQTVVALDWVLAETVLSLGIMPQGIADVKGYQTWVTEPELNNSVVDVGSRREPNLELLTELQPDVILISKHMAAAYKQLSEIAPTLVYSVYNNDKKPLISATQITTQLGLLLDKEQQAKQVITQTQQRLQANGDKIRRLQANQNPLMFIRFINDKTVRIHGAGSLAQATIENMGLVNAWHEQSNLWGFTTAGIEKLAEHQQANVFIFGPLKAAERKQLTQSALWQAMAFTRTDAVFELPAIWTFGGLVSAQRFSDHITQQLIK, from the coding sequence TTGAATAAAATTATTGGTTTCATTATTAGCTTATGTATTTTTCCGGCTCAGGCTGTAGACATTAAGCATGAACTTGGTATGACTCACTTTGAACAAACGCCACAGACAGTGGTGGCATTAGATTGGGTGTTAGCCGAAACGGTATTAAGCCTTGGTATTATGCCGCAGGGAATCGCGGATGTTAAAGGCTACCAAACTTGGGTGACGGAGCCTGAACTCAATAATTCAGTGGTCGATGTGGGCTCACGCAGAGAGCCTAACTTAGAGTTGCTGACAGAATTGCAACCAGATGTGATCCTGATTAGTAAGCACATGGCTGCTGCCTATAAACAACTCAGTGAGATAGCCCCAACCTTAGTGTATAGCGTCTACAACAATGACAAAAAACCGCTTATTTCAGCAACACAGATCACGACACAACTCGGTCTATTACTGGATAAAGAACAACAAGCCAAACAAGTAATTACCCAAACACAGCAACGATTACAGGCGAATGGCGATAAAATTCGACGTCTGCAAGCTAACCAGAATCCGTTGATGTTTATCCGGTTTATTAATGACAAAACGGTTCGGATCCACGGTGCAGGTTCATTAGCGCAGGCAACTATTGAAAATATGGGACTGGTTAACGCTTGGCATGAACAAAGCAATTTGTGGGGGTTTACGACTGCTGGAATCGAAAAATTAGCAGAACACCAGCAAGCAAATGTATTTATTTTTGGTCCATTAAAAGCGGCAGAAAGAAAACAGTTAACCCAATCGGCATTGTGGCAAGCGATGGCATTTACCCGCACTGATGCAGTGTTTGAGCTGCCTGCTATTTGGACGTTTGGTGGACTTGTTTCTGCGCAACGATTTAGCGACCACATTACTCAACAATTAATTAAGTAA
- a CDS encoding ABC transporter ATP-binding protein yields the protein MYQLVDASFEIDGKPILHATNLVFAKGKITTLLGHNGCGKSTLIKLLSRQNSPTQGHVLFDDQAVDHLSHQDFALNVAYLPQHPPITDGVTVRELVCFGRYPWKGAFGRYSKKDYQLVDDAIEKVGLSAFSERFVATLSGGERQRAWMAMLLAQQSQCILLDEPTSALDVAHQYELLTLIRELNETLGLTVIMVLHDINMAAKFSDHLIALHSGKVIAQGTPDELMTPAVLHKIYGMELALFAHPKTGQQISYIP from the coding sequence ATGTACCAACTTGTCGATGCGTCGTTTGAAATTGACGGAAAACCGATCCTGCACGCCACTAATTTGGTCTTTGCTAAAGGGAAAATAACGACCTTACTTGGTCATAATGGCTGCGGTAAATCGACGCTGATTAAATTACTCAGTCGTCAGAATTCCCCGACTCAAGGTCATGTTCTATTTGATGATCAAGCGGTTGATCATTTATCTCATCAAGATTTTGCACTTAATGTTGCTTATTTGCCGCAACACCCACCAATCACGGATGGCGTTACGGTTCGAGAATTGGTGTGCTTTGGTCGATATCCGTGGAAAGGGGCATTTGGTCGATACAGCAAGAAAGATTATCAGCTGGTGGATGATGCGATAGAGAAAGTGGGGCTAAGTGCGTTTAGCGAGCGCTTTGTTGCTACCTTGTCTGGTGGCGAACGTCAAAGAGCATGGATGGCGATGTTATTGGCTCAACAAAGTCAGTGTATTTTGCTTGATGAACCAACGTCGGCCCTGGATGTGGCACACCAATATGAATTATTAACCTTGATCCGGGAGTTGAATGAAACCTTAGGGTTAACCGTCATTATGGTACTTCATGACATCAATATGGCGGCAAAATTTAGCGACCACCTTATTGCTTTACATTCAGGGAAAGTAATTGCACAAGGTACGCCTGATGAATTAATGACTCCTGCGGTATTACACAAAATATACGGGATGGAATTGGCTTTATTTGCGCATCCAAAAACGGGTCAGCAGATCAGTTATATCCCATAA
- a CDS encoding siderophore ferric iron reductase: protein MQNNEYFEVLFESSKQVTPYLSGQLAADNGEGIHISRHNSETIQQLYQQLSLSSAEAGRAYWLTRTWDLLCWQPIYIAFISVYKLNVIPDIKNINQSIHSGFISGYRFHTSALIFGSNDELIAVVGLQLTALFESYRQAISQWTRIRPGFTKHLIADGLLNCIIKMQAYAPTLSNAYLLGQAKLWLDAFELPDKHLSGLQVDATSNTLKLVRTSCCLVYKCTGRNLCADCPRLPDNKR from the coding sequence ATGCAAAATAACGAATATTTTGAAGTACTCTTTGAGTCATCTAAGCAAGTGACACCTTACTTATCTGGGCAGTTAGCTGCAGATAACGGAGAAGGGATCCATATTTCTCGTCACAACAGTGAGACTATCCAGCAGCTTTACCAGCAATTGTCGCTGTCATCAGCAGAAGCCGGCCGCGCGTATTGGTTAACGCGAACCTGGGATCTGCTCTGCTGGCAACCTATCTATATCGCTTTTATTTCTGTGTATAAGCTCAACGTAATACCGGATATTAAAAACATCAATCAATCTATTCATTCAGGGTTCATTTCTGGGTATAGGTTTCATACGTCGGCGCTGATCTTTGGCTCGAACGACGAACTGATCGCTGTGGTCGGATTGCAATTAACAGCGCTGTTTGAGTCATATCGACAAGCGATATCGCAATGGACACGGATTCGACCGGGGTTTACCAAGCACTTAATTGCCGATGGTTTACTTAATTGCATTATAAAAATGCAAGCATATGCGCCCACGTTATCTAATGCGTATTTATTGGGACAAGCTAAATTGTGGTTGGATGCTTTTGAATTGCCAGATAAGCATTTGTCCGGTTTACAAGTTGACGCAACCTCTAACACGCTAAAACTGGTTCGAACCAGTTGTTGTTTGGTCTATAAATGCACAGGCCGCAATCTATGTGCCGATTGCCCGCGCCTCCCGGACAACAAGCGTTAA
- the thrC gene encoding threonine synthase has protein sequence MKLYSIKDHAETVSFAQAVKQGLGKNQGLFFPSEINPIDDIDALLEMNLVDRSRVILQSLIGDEFSEQELHDIVATAFNFPAPVIKINDKISALELFHGPTLAFKDFGGRFMAQCLLRLSFDKKGNGDKITILTATSGDTGAAVAHAFYGMDNIDVVVMYPKGKISFLQEQMFCTLGGNIRTIAIDGDFDACQALMKRSFDDEELRQAIGLNSANSINISRLMAQICYYFEAFAQLPKAQRAQTVVSVPSGNFGNLTAGLLAKTLGLPVKRFIAATNINDTVPRYLASGEWDPKATQATLSNAMDVSVPSNWPRIEELARVKGWDLSELASDFVSDEDTKQAVAALDEQGYLCEPHGAIAYDCLTAQLSEDEFGLFLCTAHPAKFKESVEEILGRDIGLPQELADCADKPNLSIDMANDFAALRAFLMA, from the coding sequence ATGAAATTATATAGCATTAAAGATCACGCAGAGACGGTAAGCTTTGCACAAGCAGTAAAGCAAGGGTTGGGTAAAAATCAAGGCCTGTTCTTTCCGAGCGAAATTAACCCGATTGACGATATAGATGCCTTACTAGAGATGAACCTAGTGGATCGTAGCCGTGTTATTTTACAATCACTGATTGGTGATGAATTTAGCGAACAAGAATTACATGACATCGTTGCTACTGCGTTTAACTTCCCTGCGCCAGTGATAAAAATAAATGACAAAATTAGCGCGTTAGAGTTATTCCACGGACCGACATTAGCATTTAAAGATTTTGGTGGTCGTTTTATGGCCCAGTGTCTGTTGCGTCTAAGCTTTGATAAAAAAGGCAATGGCGACAAAATCACTATTTTAACGGCAACATCGGGTGATACCGGTGCCGCAGTGGCGCATGCCTTCTATGGCATGGACAATATCGACGTGGTGGTGATGTATCCAAAAGGTAAGATCAGCTTCTTGCAAGAACAGATGTTCTGTACGCTCGGCGGTAATATCCGCACCATCGCAATTGACGGTGATTTTGATGCCTGCCAAGCATTAATGAAGCGCTCTTTTGATGATGAAGAATTGCGTCAGGCTATTGGCCTTAACTCAGCGAATTCCATTAACATCAGCCGTCTCATGGCACAGATTTGTTATTACTTCGAAGCATTCGCACAACTGCCAAAAGCGCAGCGTGCACAAACCGTGGTATCAGTGCCAAGTGGTAACTTTGGTAACCTAACCGCAGGTCTATTAGCAAAAACATTAGGTCTACCGGTTAAGCGCTTTATTGCTGCGACGAATATCAATGATACGGTGCCGCGTTATTTAGCAAGCGGTGAGTGGGATCCAAAAGCAACCCAAGCAACGCTATCTAATGCGATGGATGTCAGTGTACCAAGCAACTGGCCACGTATCGAAGAACTGGCGCGTGTTAAAGGTTGGGACTTATCTGAACTCGCTTCTGACTTCGTATCGGATGAAGATACCAAGCAAGCCGTTGCTGCGTTAGATGAACAAGGTTACTTATGTGAACCCCATGGTGCGATTGCCTATGACTGTTTAACGGCACAGCTGAGCGAAGATGAATTCGGTTTATTCCTCTGTACAGCGCACCCAGCGAAGTTCAAAGAATCAGTTGAAGAGATCCTCGGTCGTGATATTGGCTTGCCACAAGAACTGGCTGATTGTGCCGACAAGCCAAACTTATCGATTGATATGGCAAATGATTTTGCCGCATTACGTGCATTCTTGATGGCGTAG
- the thrB gene encoding homoserine kinase has protein sequence MSLVAYAPASIGNVSVGFDVLGAALAPIDGTLVGDRVYIAATEGEFTLASSGRFAHKLPDDYRENIIYDCYLSYAKALKKRGLTIKSLLMELEKNLPIGSGLGSSAASIVAGLEALNAFHNNVLDDNEMVLLMGELEGQLSGSVHYDNVAPCARGGLQLMLEANGVVSQSIPCFDEWYWVVAYPGTSISTAAAREILPTEYSRADCLTYGRNLAGFIHACYSKQQDLAAAMLKDVIAEPYRAQLIPKFDEVRDYAKELGALATGISGSGPTVFNVMTDLAQAEKLQTWLEANFIQNGDGFCHICKLDKQGARIVGTTL, from the coding sequence ATGAGTCTTGTCGCATATGCTCCGGCATCTATCGGTAATGTAAGTGTAGGGTTTGATGTATTGGGTGCTGCGCTAGCACCGATTGATGGCACCTTGGTTGGCGATCGCGTTTATATCGCCGCGACCGAGGGTGAGTTTACATTAGCATCCAGTGGTCGCTTTGCCCATAAACTGCCGGATGATTACCGTGAAAATATTATTTATGACTGCTATTTAAGTTATGCCAAAGCATTAAAAAAACGTGGTTTAACGATTAAATCACTGCTTATGGAACTGGAAAAGAACCTGCCAATTGGTAGTGGTCTGGGCTCGAGTGCTGCATCAATTGTAGCTGGTTTAGAAGCGTTAAATGCCTTCCATAATAACGTACTTGATGACAATGAAATGGTGTTGTTAATGGGGGAATTAGAAGGCCAACTCAGTGGCAGTGTCCATTATGATAATGTGGCGCCGTGTGCGCGGGGTGGTTTGCAATTAATGCTCGAAGCCAACGGCGTTGTTAGTCAGTCGATACCTTGCTTCGATGAATGGTATTGGGTCGTGGCTTATCCGGGCACCAGTATTTCGACAGCCGCTGCGCGTGAAATTTTACCGACAGAATACAGCCGTGCCGATTGTTTAACTTATGGCCGCAACTTGGCTGGGTTCATCCACGCTTGTTATAGCAAACAACAAGATCTTGCCGCTGCAATGCTAAAAGACGTGATTGCAGAACCGTATCGTGCGCAGTTGATTCCAAAATTTGATGAAGTGCGTGACTATGCCAAAGAGTTGGGTGCATTAGCCACGGGTATTTCCGGCTCTGGACCAACGGTATTTAACGTGATGACTGACTTAGCCCAAGCTGAAAAATTACAAACCTGGTTAGAAGCTAACTTTATCCAAAACGGTGATGGTTTCTGTCACATCTGTAAACTGGATAAACAAGGCGCACGTATCGTCGGTACAACGCTGTAA